The Sporosarcina sp. ANT_H38 genome has a window encoding:
- a CDS encoding DinB family protein — protein MDSKQLIILNLEEVRRRSLKIWMGIPINLLDWKPDKDAMSFKQVIRHVLESEYDYHQILLENDLKNDSPYNLKPFLSIEEEIEFSGKYRKDFFNTINSYSIDDFINIKIDRTDVGYVRTLGDMLLRIAYHESIHSGQTLQSLRTVGVERPDIWD, from the coding sequence ATGGATTCCAAACAGCTAATTATTCTGAATTTAGAGGAAGTTAGAAGAAGAAGTCTCAAAATATGGATGGGTATTCCAATAAACCTTCTTGATTGGAAGCCTGATAAAGATGCAATGTCTTTTAAACAAGTTATAAGACATGTATTAGAAAGTGAATACGATTATCACCAAATTTTGTTAGAAAATGATTTAAAAAACGATTCTCCATATAACTTAAAACCATTCTTATCTATCGAAGAGGAAATAGAATTTTCTGGAAAGTATAGAAAAGACTTTTTTAACACTATTAACTCTTATTCAATTGATGATTTTATAAATATTAAAATCGATAGAACAGATGTTGGATATGTAAGAACACTCGGAGATATGTTGCTAAGGATTGCATATCATGAATCCATCCATAGCGGTCAAACTTTACAATCATTAAGGACCGTAGGAGTCGAACGTCCGGATATTTGGGATTAA